Proteins encoded by one window of Pseudochaenichthys georgianus chromosome 9, fPseGeo1.2, whole genome shotgun sequence:
- the snx18a gene encoding sorting nexin-18a, with the protein MALKARVLYDFSSENPGEVSVKESEILTLYSEQDIDGWFEGVNSKGERGLFPASYVEILRTDTTSTLNNNSCSTSGDAKPDSRYANIPPEGFDGSYKPQNKVDNFTTPSAPSIASFSAPTQPPPQQQQQQPTYQQPSQGSDDDWDDDWDDSSTVADEPGTVGGGYHDFAGNRVSTYRVSTSSMSRGNAQQAKSSATVSRNLNRFSTFVKSGGEAFVLGEAAGFVKDGDKICVIMGQYGPEWQENPYPFACSIDDPTKQTKFKGMKSYMSYKLTPTHTQNQVNRRYKHFDWLYARLVEKFPVISVPHIPEKQATGRFEEDFISKRRKGLIWWMNHMISHPVLARCDVFQHFLTCNSTDEKAWKLGKRKAEKDEMVGANFFLTISPPAAPLDFQEVESKIDGFKTFTKRMDDSAFQLNATANEFARKQITGFKKEYQKVGMSFKVLSQAFEMDQQAYSSGLNQAISFTGDAYESIGEYFAEQPSKDLDPIMDLLALYQGHLANYPDIIHVQKGALTKVKESQKHVEEGKMDRAQAEGIDNRCNIISVATLAEIQHFHQIRVRDFKAQMQHYLQQQIAFFQKITGKLEEALQKYDNA; encoded by the exons ATGGCGCTAAAAGCCAGGGTGCTATACGACTTCAGCTCTGAAAACCCCGGGGAGGTGTCGGTGAAGGAGAGCGAAATCCTCACTTTGTACAGCGAGCAGGATATTGACGGCTGGTTTGAGGGGGTGAACAGCAAAGGGGAGAGGGGTCTGTTCCCTGCGTCCTACGTGGAAATCCTAAGGACCGACACCACCTCCACGCTCAACAACAACAGCTGCAGCACATCTGGGGACGCTAAGCCTGACTCGCGATATGCAAACATCCCCCCCGAAGGTTTCGACGGCTCTTACAAGCCTCAGAATAAAGTTGACAACTTTACAACACCGTCTGCTCCTAGTATCGCCTCTTTCTCAGCCCCCACACAACCACcaccacagcagcagcagcagcagcccacTTACCAGCAGCCCAGCCAAGGCAGCGATGATGACTGGGATGATGACTGGGATGACAGCTCCACTGTTGCAGATGAGCCTGGGACTGTTGGTGGAGGGTATCATGACTTTGCAGGTAATCGAGTATCCACTTATAGAGTGTCAACATCCTCAATGTCAAGAGGTAACGCACAGCAAGCTAAGAGCTCTGCCACAGTCAGTAGAAACCTCAACAGGTTTTCCACCTTTGTGAAGTCAGGAGGAGAGGCGTTTGTGCTTGGGGAGGCCGCAGGCTTTGTGAAAGATGGGGACAAAATCTGCGTTATAATGGGTCAGTATGGCCCTGAGTGGCAGGAGAACCCGTACCCATTTGCTTGTTCAATTGACGACCCAACTAAACAGACTAAGTTCAAGGGCATGAAGAGCTACATGTCCTACAAGCTGAcccccacccacacacagaACCAGGTGAACAGGAGGTATAAGCACTTTGACTGGCTGTACGCTCGGCTGGTGGAGAAGTTTCCTGTCATCTCAGTGCCACACATCCCAGAGAAGCAGGCCACGGGGCGCTTCGAGGAGGACTTCATCTCCAAGAGGAGGAAAGGCCTCATATGGTGGATGAACCACATGATCAGCCACCCTGTCCTGGCCAGGTGTGATGTATTCCAGCACTTCCTGACCTGCAACAGCACAGACGAGAAGGCCTGGAAGCTGGGGAAGAGGAAGGCTGAGAAGGACGAGATGGTTGGAGCCAACTTTTTCCTCACCATCAGCCCCCCTGCTGCTCCGCTTGACTTCCAGGAGGTCGAGAGCAAGATAGACGGATTCAAGACTTTCACCAAAAGGATGGACGACAGCGCCTTTCAGCTCAACGCCACGGCCAACGAGTTTGCCCGCAAGCAGATCACTGGCTTTAAGAAGGAGTATCAGAAAGTGGGGATGTCATTCAAGGTCCTCAGCCAAGCCTTTGAAATGGACCAGCAGGCTTACTCTTCGGGACTCAACCAGGCCATCTCCTTCACTGGAGATGCGTACGAATCCATCGGAGAGTATTTTGCCGAGCAGCCCAGCAAAGATCTCGACCCCATCATGGATTTGTTAGCTCTTTACCAAGGACACCTGGCAAACTACCCAGACATCATCCATGTCCAGAAAG GAGCCCTGACGAAGGTGAAGGAGAGCCAGAAGCATGTGGAGGAAGGCAAGATGGACCGGGCGCAGGCAGAAGGCATCGACAACCGCTGCAACATCATCTCCGTCGCCACGCTGGCGGAGATCCAGCACTTCCACCAGATCCGCGTGCGCGACTTCAAGGCCCAGATGCAGCATTACCTGCAGCAGCAGATCGCCTTCTTCCAAAAAATCACAGGCAAGCTGGAGGAGGCTCTGCAGAAATATGACAACGCGTAA